Genomic DNA from Pseudomonadota bacterium:
GTTGTTTTGCAGTCGATTTCCGCTTCGCACAATATACCCATCGCCTGGGCAATGCGCGGCAAAGACCAATGCGTTGCCTGAAGGTGAAAGGCAGGCCGGTGCTTAAAAAATATTGGCGGGCGAAGAGACGAGATTAATTTTTCGAGGGACCCGCCAGCTGCTGACAGACCGACAACATAGTGCAGCTGTAGAAATCTCCGGGCGACGGAGCGCAGCGCACTAATAGGTTGAACACCCTGCTCGACGGCAAGTTCCAAAAAACGGTCCACATTTGCCAATTCACCGTTCGCCACGGCATCAGCCAATTGATCGAGAGACCACACGCCGGCGTCCCCGGCACCATCCATGACGATCTGCAACGTAATCCGCGTCGCGCCCGTATCCGTAGATGGGTCATCGTTTAACGCAAAGAGAATCAATTTCCCCAGTTCATTCCGCACCTGCATGCGGTCGTTGCCTAGCCTTTCCAGTAGCCAAAAAAGGGCATCCGGCTCGATATTGGCATTTTTCGATGACAGGAATTCGGCAACATAATCTCTGAGGCTGTTCTGGTCGTCTTCATAACAGGCAACGGCACCGAGATCCGCGTCCCGCTCAAACAACTTCCGCAATGAAGATCCGGGCCCCAAATTGGCGGCTTCGACAACAAGCAGAGTATCCCCGCATTCAGTCTCAAGCGCTGCCGAGATCATTCCCGTGTGGCTATCTCCGGCATCCTTGAGCCACACCGCCCGTCGCCCGCCGCCAAATGGAAGCGCACCTAATTCATCAGCCAAACGGGCTGGATCGCCGACAATATCACGGGCCTGCAATTCACACAGACGAAAGGCGTCGGCCAAATCTTCCACAGCGAACTTGATTGCGCCCCTGGCACTCTCTCGCACCAATCCGGCATTTGGACCATAAATCAGCAGAGCCTTCACATTGGCGGGAGGCTGAGCGCAAATTTTTTGGCCTCGTGAGCCCTTGAACGCCACCATGATTATTCCGCTTTTG
This window encodes:
- the holA gene encoding DNA polymerase III subunit delta, whose protein sequence is MVAFKGSRGQKICAQPPANVKALLIYGPNAGLVRESARGAIKFAVEDLADAFRLCELQARDIVGDPARLADELGALPFGGGRRAVWLKDAGDSHTGMISAALETECGDTLLVVEAANLGPGSSLRKLFERDADLGAVACYEDDQNSLRDYVAEFLSSKNANIEPDALFWLLERLGNDRMQVRNELGKLILFALNDDPSTDTGATRITLQIVMDGAGDAGVWSLDQLADAVANGELANVDRFLELAVEQGVQPISALRSVARRFLQLHYVVGLSAAGGSLEKLISSLRPPIFFKHRPAFHLQATHWSLPRIAQAMGILCEAEIDCKTTGMPAHEICARALVRIGAAGRAGRARG